TAAAACCTTTAGAGTCAAAAATCGCGAAATACGAAAGAAAAATAAGGATAAAAAATTTGATGACAAAACCTAAAAAATTTTTTAAAAAAATTAGCGGAAGTTAATCTCATGACTAAAGATAATTATACAATTGGACTCTATGGAATTGCCGGAGTTTATAATTACGGCTGTGAAGCCATTATACGCGGAACAGAAATGATAATTCACAAAAAATGGCCGGATGCACATATTAAATATGCTTCTTCACGCCCAGATGATGATAAAAAGAGACTTGATGGATGTAATGTTGAAATAGTACCTCGGAAACTTTTTCCAAGATCATCCATCCCTGGAATAAATAGAATGTTAGCTACAGTTACAGGATTACACCTTAAAACACCATATAGGGAGGATCTAGATTGGTTAAAAGGTTGTGATATGATATTTTCAATTGGAGGTGATCTATATACACTTCACCCCCATCATAAAGATCATAAAATAAAAAGATATTATAATCCCCTTATCCATTTTGGTGATATCGTAAAATCAAAAGGAATGCCACTTGTAATATGGGGAGCATCTGTCGGACCATTTGAAGGGTGGCCCAAAACAAAAAAGTATTTTATAAAACACTTGCAGGAAGTTGATTTGATTACATCCCGAGAGCATATAACTACCAATTATCTAAAAGGTAATGGTTTAAATAATGTTATTGAATGTGCTGATCCTGCTTATCTGGTTCCATCACCAAAAATAAAAGAAAATAGTAACGAAAAAATAACTATTGGAATAAATTTAAGTCCACTTTCATCATTTTTCTCATTTCAACCCGAACAAAAAAATGAAATCATTGAAAAGCAAGCAAAAATAATAGAATTATTAATTAAAAAATTCAATGCAAATATAATTTTAATTCCCCATGTAGTATGTACTTTTAATGAAAATGACGATGATTTACACTATTTAAAACATGTGAAATCAAAAATTTCTGAAAATTTAAGGAACAACGTTGATCTCATAACTGATGATATTGGTTTTATAAAGACAAAAGAAGTTTTATCCGAGTGTGATGTCGTAATAGCTGCAAGAATGCACTGTGCTATAAATTCATTAGCTTCAGGTATCCCTACTATCTTTTTAGCTTATAGTCAAAAAGCTTTTGGAATGGCTGAATATGTTTATGGGAACACAAATATGGTTATTCCATTAAATGAGTTTATGAACTCTGAAAAGACAATTAATTTGATAGAATATATAATTGAAAAAGATATCAATAAATTTATCAATAAAAGAATGGTAAATATTAAAAATGAAGCATATATTCCCCTTAATTATATTGAAAACTTATTTTAGTCAAACTATAAATTGTAATGAGTTAAATAATCTATAAATGTTTTATCATATCAATAGGAGAATAATATGAAGATACTCAGTGTTTGTACATCTATTCCGGGAAATAATTCAATGTGGTTACGCATATCTAAAATCGGAGAGATATTAGAATCTAAAGGTCATGATGTTCATTTTGTCCATTATATTAGAAAAAGATCTTATAATGAAATAAAAAATCGTGATAATTTAAAAAATCATTCATTCATAGTAGTATCTCCTTTAACAGTTCACATTACACATCTTAAAATTTTAATAAATGGCAATTATGACATAGTTTATGGAAACACCGCATCCAGTGCTTTTATTTCTTTACTTGGGAAATTAACTAAAGTGCCCATTTTATTTGATATGCACGGAGATATAGTAGAAGAATTTTTAATAGAGAACAAGTTTTCACTACTTTCCTCATTTATACCTAAATTAATCTATAAGAAACTCATTAACTCCATTTCATTACGTTTATCTAACCATATAATAACAGTTTCAAATAAAATGATTAATAATTTGAACTCAACTAAAGGTATACCCTTAGAAAAAATGTCTTATATTACAAATGGGATTGATTTAGATCTCTTTAAACCATCAAAAAACAAAAATTTGGATTTAAAAAAGACATTAAAAATTGAAAATAAGTTTATTTTTGGATATATTGGCGCTTTAGATAAATGGCAAGGAATAGACCGTTTTATAGATGCTGCAGGAGAGATTAATGATAAAAATGTAGTATTTCTTATCGTTGGATGGGAAAAATCAGAAAGAAAAAATAATATTGTTTATGTTCCAAAAGTACCCTATTCTCAAATTACAGATTATTATTCAATTTGTGATGTTCTAACTCTTCCTAGACCACACCACATCTCGACTGAAGTTGCAGCACCAACAAAATTTGCAGAATATACTGCAATGGGAAAACCAGTCCTCACAACTAATGTTGGAGACGCCGCAAATCTTGTTAAGAAATATGAATGTGGAATTGTCACAAAAGGGGATTCTCCTAAAAATATTGTTGATGGAATCAATGAATTTCTGAATTTATCCAAAAAACAGTCAGATATAATGAGTAAAAATTCAAGGGAATTAGCTGAAAAAGAATTTGATTTGAAAAAAATTGCAATTAAATTGGATAATATTTTAAATAAAATATGAACTTAAAAATAAAAATTTCCTAAAATATTTTCATTGATTATAATTATAAAATATAATCAATGAATTGTTTTCACTATTCTTTCTATAGTTTTATCCATGTAATTTCGATGTTCATTAAAATATTGCATTGATCCACTAGTATCACAAATATCCATAAATATCTGATAATATTTACCATTTTTCTCAAAGAAATAATATTTAATAGTTTCAGTATTATCAATTCTACCTAATAATATTGTTTTTACCGTCACATTTTCTATAGTTAGGGCTCCATTAGATATAACATGCCATTTGGCTGCTTTATTACTTGTAGAAGTGTAAGTATCATTATATTTATTTTTATCCATATACTGAGAAACTCCCATTAAAGCAGCTTGTGCATTAGAAAATCTATTTGAACCAAAAAGTGCAGAATTTGAAAAATTAGATACTGACTTTTGATACCATCCTGATTCTAATTCGAATTCAGAATTACCTACTATACCATGACCGGGTTTAATATTTTTCAAATCGTCTTTAGAATAAAATTTTGGAGTAGCATGAGAATTATAAAGCATATATCCAGATATAATAAAAATTAGAAGTAATCCTAAAATGGTTATATGGCGTTTTGAGATCATGTATTTCCCTTTTAAGTATATAGTTTAATTCTTAGTTTAACCAATGAAATGCATATTTTAATAGGCATCTAAAAATGTCCACAGATACATTATTATTGATTTTTTGGTTTCTTTTTACACATTAAAATATTTTTCCATCTTTTCTTTGCATTATTTAGCGTATATTTACTTTTAAAAACACTTAAAGCATTATTAGTTATTTCTTCTAAATCAGGATAATTAATTGCTTTTTTTATATTTTTAGCTATGTCTTCAGCGGAATTATTTTCCATTATAAAACCTGTCTCACAGTTTTTTATTATATCTGGAATTCCACCCATACATGTTGACAAAACAGGAGTTCCACATGCTATTGATTCTAAAATTATTGTTGGTAATCCTTCAGCATGTTTTGTTGGTAAAACAATTAATTTAAGTTGGTTCAAATAATAATGAAGATTTTCGTTTGGAACCCATTCCATAAATTCTACATTATCTAAATTATCTTCATGAATTTTCAGTTTTACATCATTTTTTAATTTACCATCGCCAATAACTAAAAATTTCAATTTTTCATGCGGATTTAGTAATTTAATTGCATCTAAAAATTCTAAAACACCTTTTTCATATGAAAGACGGCCTATAAATCCTATTTTATCTCTTTCGCCAATATCTTTAAATCTATAAAATTTAGCAGTATCAATAAATCTTGCTCCTTCTTCACTAATTTTATCAGAATATTTTTCTAAATTTAAATCAGTTATTATTGAGAAAGACTCGGGAGAAATGCAATCTAATAAATTGAAAAGGATCTTATCTTGTAAACCTAAAGCTCTTGCGCTTAAAAAATTCGGTTTACTTCTAGTTAAAACCTCAATTGTTCTCATCTTTAAGATTTTAGAAACTAGAAGAGGAATTAAATAATAGGGATATGCCATATAAAAAATAGCAACATCTATCTCATCTCTTAATTTTATTAACATTATACTCTGTTTAATTTGTACAATTAAACATTTTATTATCCATAAAATTGCTGAATAAAATTTAGGTTGAACGTCATTTAGCAAATGCATTTCTATTTTTATATCTTTTAATAAAACATTATCTGATTCGAATGAAATCTTTTTAGTATTTCCATTTATTACATAAATAGTTTCACATAATTCATTGACTATTTTTAGTACGTCTGAAATAAAAGTATAAGGGCCATTTGAATGCCAAGGAAATGAGATTATTGCAATTTTTGGTTTCATTTAATCACAAAATTTATTTTTTATTTCAAGTTTTTATAGTAAATTTCTGATATTTAAAATTCAGAAGAGAATCTATTAAATTTATTTTTCTTCTCGTATTTATAGTCATTATGCTATTATAGTATCATATCTTTTTCATGTTCTCTTGAGACTACTCTATAATTTATCTTATTTTACTCCATCTA
The Methanobacterium bryantii genome window above contains:
- a CDS encoding polysaccharide pyruvyl transferase family protein → MTKDNYTIGLYGIAGVYNYGCEAIIRGTEMIIHKKWPDAHIKYASSRPDDDKKRLDGCNVEIVPRKLFPRSSIPGINRMLATVTGLHLKTPYREDLDWLKGCDMIFSIGGDLYTLHPHHKDHKIKRYYNPLIHFGDIVKSKGMPLVIWGASVGPFEGWPKTKKYFIKHLQEVDLITSREHITTNYLKGNGLNNVIECADPAYLVPSPKIKENSNEKITIGINLSPLSSFFSFQPEQKNEIIEKQAKIIELLIKKFNANIILIPHVVCTFNENDDDLHYLKHVKSKISENLRNNVDLITDDIGFIKTKEVLSECDVVIAARMHCAINSLASGIPTIFLAYSQKAFGMAEYVYGNTNMVIPLNEFMNSEKTINLIEYIIEKDINKFINKRMVNIKNEAYIPLNYIENLF
- a CDS encoding glycosyltransferase family 4 protein, translating into MKILSVCTSIPGNNSMWLRISKIGEILESKGHDVHFVHYIRKRSYNEIKNRDNLKNHSFIVVSPLTVHITHLKILINGNYDIVYGNTASSAFISLLGKLTKVPILFDMHGDIVEEFLIENKFSLLSSFIPKLIYKKLINSISLRLSNHIITVSNKMINNLNSTKGIPLEKMSYITNGIDLDLFKPSKNKNLDLKKTLKIENKFIFGYIGALDKWQGIDRFIDAAGEINDKNVVFLIVGWEKSERKNNIVYVPKVPYSQITDYYSICDVLTLPRPHHISTEVAAPTKFAEYTAMGKPVLTTNVGDAANLVKKYECGIVTKGDSPKNIVDGINEFLNLSKKQSDIMSKNSRELAEKEFDLKKIAIKLDNILNKI
- a CDS encoding glycosyltransferase family 4 protein translates to MKPKIAIISFPWHSNGPYTFISDVLKIVNELCETIYVINGNTKKISFESDNVLLKDIKIEMHLLNDVQPKFYSAILWIIKCLIVQIKQSIMLIKLRDEIDVAIFYMAYPYYLIPLLVSKILKMRTIEVLTRSKPNFLSARALGLQDKILFNLLDCISPESFSIITDLNLEKYSDKISEEGARFIDTAKFYRFKDIGERDKIGFIGRLSYEKGVLEFLDAIKLLNPHEKLKFLVIGDGKLKNDVKLKIHEDNLDNVEFMEWVPNENLHYYLNQLKLIVLPTKHAEGLPTIILESIACGTPVLSTCMGGIPDIIKNCETGFIMENNSAEDIAKNIKKAINYPDLEEITNNALSVFKSKYTLNNAKKRWKNILMCKKKPKNQ